The Acidianus infernus genome window below encodes:
- a CDS encoding glycosyltransferase family 4 protein — protein sequence MRILLHSYLLEAGSGGVKRNREVIKYWKKYVDEIIYVPLLGDMRRASEDEEFRKKMYNEIKALGLEIPEKVNEVIDSEVIKRVPLNMSKLKFDLYSNITQYKINSEISKIMGKIDADIYYAQQEFPQMVDFLTKIAKNRNVGALIHIENFLGSLTEDLSHFYRAYKSMGLSGIMYACYVTFLRSYPRRRKWVELINSRKVKFAFSVSEPLAEIYPFMRKIYTRVLKPGNAFDKKLLDFRDKGKEDYSVFYARLSPAKGVLELLKIWRKIDENKKLVIMGKFSDKRVEKLFMKNKPKNVEYLGFVSQDKLIDVVSKAKVLVYPSHSDSFSLTILESLALGTPVIAYKIPGIRRIYEGLNAVKLVKEGDLAQFRQEIRKIYDMPTKEYEDLINDKKLWEFLDEHSSWEKVALNELEELKKVV from the coding sequence ATGAGAATTCTTTTACATTCATATTTACTGGAGGCCGGTAGCGGTGGGGTAAAAAGGAATAGAGAAGTTATTAAATATTGGAAAAAATATGTCGATGAAATAATATATGTTCCTCTTTTAGGAGACATGAGAAGAGCGTCCGAAGACGAGGAATTTAGGAAGAAAATGTATAATGAAATTAAAGCATTAGGTCTTGAAATTCCAGAGAAGGTTAATGAAGTTATAGATAGTGAAGTTATAAAAAGAGTTCCTCTAAATATGTCTAAATTAAAATTTGATCTATATAGTAATATTACTCAATATAAAATTAATTCTGAGATTTCTAAGATAATGGGTAAAATTGATGCAGATATATATTACGCACAACAAGAATTTCCTCAAATGGTAGATTTTCTAACAAAAATTGCAAAAAATAGGAACGTTGGTGCTTTGATTCATATCGAGAATTTTCTTGGATCATTAACTGAAGATTTATCTCATTTTTACAGGGCATATAAATCAATGGGATTAAGCGGGATTATGTATGCATGTTATGTAACATTCTTAAGATCATATCCTAGGAGGAGAAAATGGGTAGAGTTAATAAATAGTAGGAAAGTAAAGTTCGCTTTTTCAGTTTCAGAACCTTTAGCAGAAATATATCCGTTTATGAGAAAAATATACACTAGAGTGCTAAAGCCTGGCAATGCGTTCGACAAGAAGCTATTAGACTTTAGAGATAAAGGAAAAGAAGATTACTCGGTGTTTTATGCCAGGTTAAGTCCAGCTAAAGGTGTGTTAGAACTTTTAAAAATATGGAGAAAAATTGATGAAAATAAAAAATTGGTGATAATGGGAAAATTTTCTGATAAAAGAGTAGAAAAACTTTTTATGAAAAATAAACCAAAAAATGTGGAATACTTAGGTTTTGTTTCTCAAGATAAGCTAATAGACGTCGTAAGTAAAGCAAAAGTCTTAGTTTATCCTTCTCATTCTGACTCTTTTTCTTTAACAATTTTGGAGTCCTTAGCTTTAGGTACTCCGGTCATAGCATATAAAATTCCAGGAATAAGAAGAATATACGAAGGGCTTAACGCCGTAAAATTAGTTAAAGAGGGTGATTTAGCTCAATTTAGACAAGAAATAAGAAAAATTTATGATATGCCAACCAAAGAATATGAAGACTTAATAAATGATAAGAAATTATGGGAGTTCTTAGATGAACATTCAAGCTGGGAGAAAGTTGCACTAAATGAATTAGAGGAGCTGAAAAAAGTAGTTTAA
- a CDS encoding phosphatidate cytidylyltransferase, with product MFITLTDIAWAIILTIWVMIVTLYISKYVARKTTIYVARKTIHILGGGLVAVVSPFVFSSPLLPIILSYLLTGYLIFHRERQPLSWFQDKENRGEVWFTFSFGTILLLSWILIRNFWDPGSRDIYVALLPLFYMSFGDGVTGIIRNYVYKRRVKGWWGSLGMFIVSSFLGYYFLSIPGLISGILATIVERIGKVDDNILVPFVPFILLYITVVLLNL from the coding sequence GTGTTTATTACTTTAACAGATATAGCGTGGGCAATAATCCTTACCATATGGGTAATGATAGTTACATTGTATATCTCAAAATACGTTGCTAGAAAAACTACTATTTACGTTGCTAGAAAAACTATACACATTTTAGGTGGAGGTTTGGTTGCAGTAGTTTCTCCTTTTGTTTTTTCATCACCATTACTTCCAATAATCCTATCTTATCTATTAACTGGATATTTGATTTTCCATAGAGAAAGACAACCGCTTAGTTGGTTTCAAGATAAAGAGAATAGAGGAGAAGTTTGGTTTACTTTCTCTTTTGGGACAATTTTATTATTAAGCTGGATCTTGATTAGAAATTTCTGGGACCCTGGATCTAGAGATATTTACGTAGCGTTATTGCCCTTATTTTACATGTCTTTTGGCGACGGAGTTACTGGCATAATAAGGAATTATGTATATAAAAGGAGGGTTAAAGGCTGGTGGGGATCTTTAGGAATGTTTATAGTTTCTTCCTTTTTAGGATATTATTTCCTATCTATTCCAGGCTTAATTTCTGGAATCTTGGCCACTATAGTGGAAAGAATAGGTAAAGTTGACGATAATATTTTAGTTCCTTTTGTTCCATTCATCTTACTATATATCACTGTAGTACTTCTTAATCTTTAA
- a CDS encoding acetoin utilization protein AcuC, with protein MRKTVFIWNENYLDYSFPGDHPFKSLRESMAKKLMEERGFFHEIDLENAEPVTESLLEKIHDKEYIEFVKKKSLEGKGYLDDGDTPAFKGIYEAAILRVGGSVKALEMIEKGYEVAINLGGGFHHAKKSSASGFCVFNDVALIAKLAEKKYKVAIVDIDGHHGDGTQQLLYDDNRVLKASLHMFHRNFFPGTGNYDEIGEGEGKGFTINVPLPPGTADDAYISAFKEVIVRKLKKFKPELIIIVEGGDSHFDDPLVELKLSTKGYSEVINEILSIAKKFSSKIILLGGGGYNYEATARIWTITTAQLAGLDMSEVDLLHDCCFTSSTNFVKEKVNEVIKKLKEIHGLLD; from the coding sequence TTGAGAAAGACCGTATTTATATGGAATGAAAATTATTTGGACTATTCGTTTCCTGGAGATCACCCATTTAAATCTCTTAGAGAGTCTATGGCAAAGAAGCTAATGGAAGAAAGAGGATTTTTCCATGAAATAGATTTAGAAAACGCGGAACCAGTAACAGAGAGCTTACTAGAAAAGATCCATGATAAGGAATATATAGAATTTGTAAAAAAGAAGAGTCTAGAAGGAAAAGGATATTTAGACGACGGAGATACGCCAGCCTTTAAAGGAATATATGAGGCAGCAATTCTAAGGGTTGGAGGCAGCGTAAAAGCATTAGAAATGATAGAGAAAGGATATGAAGTAGCAATAAATTTAGGTGGGGGATTTCACCATGCAAAGAAATCCTCTGCTTCAGGATTTTGCGTATTTAACGATGTCGCTCTAATAGCTAAGCTTGCTGAGAAGAAATACAAAGTAGCAATAGTAGATATTGACGGTCATCATGGTGATGGAACACAGCAATTGCTTTATGACGATAATAGAGTTTTGAAAGCTTCTTTGCATATGTTTCATAGAAACTTCTTTCCTGGAACTGGAAATTATGATGAAATAGGGGAAGGTGAAGGTAAAGGATTTACTATCAACGTTCCCTTACCGCCTGGTACTGCAGATGATGCATATATTTCAGCTTTTAAAGAAGTTATAGTTAGAAAATTGAAAAAGTTTAAGCCAGAGTTAATAATTATAGTTGAAGGAGGCGATTCTCATTTTGATGATCCTTTAGTAGAATTAAAATTGTCTACTAAAGGCTACTCTGAAGTTATAAATGAAATCTTAAGTATTGCTAAGAAATTTTCGTCTAAAATAATACTATTAGGCGGTGGAGGATATAATTATGAAGCTACAGCTAGGATCTGGACTATAACTACAGCTCAACTTGCAGGACTTGATATGAGCGAAGTTGATTTACTTCACGATTGTTGCTTTACGTCGTCTACTAATTTTGTAAAAGAAAAGGTTAATGAAGTAATAAAAAAACTTAAGGAAATTCACGGCTTACTCGACTAG
- the purT gene encoding formate-dependent phosphoribosylglycinamide formyltransferase produces MEIGTPLLEGSKKLMLLGSGELGKEIAIEAQRMGIEVIAVDRYDMAPAMHVAHRKYVIDMMDPSALKSIVKRENPDGIITEIEAINTDALIDLEDSGYKIIPNAQAVKICMNRIELRRLAAEKLKVPTTTYAFAESAEEVRKACRDIGFPCLIKPEMSSSGHGHVLINKEDEIEEAYKESISHARGKSKRVIVEEYVKIDTELTILTYRYNTGKGIVTKTFPPVEHQRPSYYYVESWQPATVQDEIAEKAKSYAIKVVEELGGVGIFGVEIIKSGNRVLFSEVSPRPHDTGMVTMASQDISEFQVHVRSALGLPTPEVRLLTPAASHVILAEREEWNPKYLNLEKALEIPGVQVRLFGKPYSYEKRRMGVVLATGSTIEEAKEKARKAAALILVE; encoded by the coding sequence ATGGAGATCGGAACACCGCTTTTAGAAGGATCAAAGAAACTAATGCTCTTAGGAAGTGGAGAGCTAGGTAAGGAAATAGCAATAGAAGCACAAAGGATGGGTATCGAAGTGATTGCTGTTGATAGATACGATATGGCCCCTGCTATGCACGTAGCTCATAGAAAGTATGTAATAGACATGATGGATCCATCAGCTCTAAAGTCCATAGTCAAGAGAGAGAATCCAGACGGAATTATTACAGAGATAGAAGCAATTAATACCGATGCTCTAATTGACCTTGAAGATTCTGGGTATAAGATAATACCAAATGCGCAAGCAGTAAAAATTTGTATGAATAGAATAGAATTACGAAGGCTTGCTGCAGAGAAATTGAAAGTTCCAACGACTACCTATGCCTTTGCAGAAAGCGCAGAAGAAGTTAGAAAAGCTTGTAGAGATATAGGATTTCCTTGTCTTATAAAACCAGAAATGAGTTCCAGCGGCCATGGGCACGTTTTAATAAATAAGGAAGATGAAATAGAAGAAGCGTATAAGGAATCAATATCCCACGCTAGAGGCAAGAGTAAAAGAGTTATAGTTGAGGAATATGTTAAAATAGATACTGAACTTACAATTCTAACTTATAGGTATAATACTGGGAAAGGAATAGTTACTAAAACTTTTCCTCCAGTAGAACATCAAAGACCTAGTTATTATTATGTCGAATCTTGGCAACCAGCTACAGTTCAAGATGAAATTGCAGAAAAAGCTAAATCTTATGCAATAAAAGTGGTCGAAGAATTAGGAGGAGTAGGAATTTTTGGTGTAGAAATAATAAAATCAGGTAATAGAGTGCTCTTTAGTGAAGTTTCTCCTAGACCTCATGATACTGGAATGGTTACTATGGCTAGTCAAGATATAAGCGAATTTCAAGTTCATGTGAGAAGTGCATTAGGCTTACCAACTCCTGAGGTTAGGCTATTAACTCCTGCAGCGTCTCATGTAATTTTAGCTGAAAGAGAAGAGTGGAATCCTAAATATCTTAATTTAGAAAAGGCTTTAGAGATTCCAGGCGTTCAAGTTAGATTATTTGGCAAGCCTTACAGTTATGAAAAAAGAAGAATGGGAGTAGTGTTAGCTACCGGAAGCACTATCGAAGAAGCTAAAGAAAAAGCAAGGAAAGCAGCAGCATTGATACTAGTCGAGTAA
- a CDS encoding VIT1/CCC1 transporter family protein, which yields MISEIVRKNYKEELFGATVYEELAKTEKNAKVKEVLEELANGEKSHASFWKEVAESRGVELEELGFFDRLRIKILKLFRRVFGLPLTLKLVERGEISDAEKYYQLSKAAEFNDTERQKLSSIMMQELVHEDLLVQTQINADKIRDAIYAVSDGLIEVLAGVSGLSSILASPFLVALGGIIIGVSGTISMSIGAYLSTSSENDIRKSKLKKEKLRALLGQAYSSEGNNEINKNSESVKITAISYILGALVPILPFLLGLGGLIGLITSYAFTGVVTFIVGGIIGLLSDVNPFKKGTVMAGLAIVAALVTHIIGIAFHFIGY from the coding sequence ATGATAAGTGAAATAGTAAGAAAGAACTATAAAGAAGAGCTTTTCGGTGCAACTGTTTACGAGGAGTTGGCCAAGACTGAGAAAAATGCCAAGGTTAAAGAAGTTTTAGAGGAGTTAGCTAATGGAGAGAAATCCCATGCGTCATTTTGGAAGGAAGTTGCAGAGTCTAGAGGAGTAGAATTAGAGGAGTTAGGATTCTTTGATAGATTAAGGATAAAAATACTTAAACTTTTTAGAAGAGTCTTCGGTCTTCCTTTGACATTAAAATTAGTAGAAAGAGGTGAAATAAGTGATGCAGAAAAATATTATCAACTATCTAAAGCTGCAGAATTTAACGATACAGAAAGGCAGAAATTATCGTCAATAATGATGCAGGAACTTGTACACGAGGATTTGTTAGTTCAAACTCAAATTAACGCTGACAAGATAAGGGATGCTATTTATGCTGTGAGTGATGGCTTAATAGAAGTCTTAGCGGGAGTTTCTGGGCTTTCTAGCATTCTTGCATCTCCATTCCTTGTAGCGTTAGGAGGCATAATTATTGGAGTTTCGGGGACAATTTCAATGAGCATAGGAGCATATTTATCTACAAGTTCTGAGAACGATATTAGGAAAAGTAAGCTAAAGAAAGAGAAGCTAAGGGCATTATTAGGTCAAGCTTACTCTTCTGAAGGTAACAACGAGATTAACAAAAACTCAGAAAGCGTTAAAATAACTGCAATTTCTTATATTCTTGGAGCTTTAGTCCCCATTCTTCCTTTCCTTTTAGGCTTAGGTGGCCTTATAGGTCTCATTACTTCTTATGCATTTACTGGAGTTGTCACATTCATCGTAGGCGGAATTATAGGGCTATTAAGTGACGTTAATCCATTTAAGAAAGGTACAGTAATGGCTGGACTTGCAATAGTAGCAGCACTTGTTACTCATATTATAGGTATAGCTTTTCATTTTATAGGTTATTGA
- a CDS encoding 4Fe-4S dicluster domain-containing protein: MESLESLFYSSIISKNIDKYIKITKEEDIKNLPNNVNAKYELLRGNVTSNIVADLSELKGVEDLGDSIKVLAGTKWRDVISYSPELWSVMDFSVGGTISLGDEGFGYNEFGELANRVTVEAYLNGEKYTGKYRGGIIYAIYIKKENKPLIFKQYSGSEDIVLSKVKSLLSENVLPFRDISLIKDNNGTRLVVSYTQVREILVRRYISGFSEAPHLYPQLSSIGKFIYIGKTDLLNISSDLLKNTKYAYFTFRGNSAYYVVSSDIKLDITSISQEYSIEKFNGCILCGKCVDTCPHSYQRNSPVFSPLGFFVLSTIGKETYVSNCHLCGICEEVCPVDLNIVDLIKQKSTLNSKVPNVQLTFPSKKSIILTAISDNLLEDALKLIKYFSLRGIKLGVITLPEPLEKIVKGQINLENARKLLENVDEIITLTPEEARYLIVLKSVKILDITFAYSILENIIRPLMEGKRIHFPCFYSEKEFYGCSYEMLNLANNEGYGENKINAEITLCPLAAKRLGIKSYIDLLNINLDISDVYKLHTEISETLSTLDRVLEDAEWYKEIEPKIYEKIFLDAIDKVLLSKNYFEIFYYYLNIDKLEFKNERIKSSVKNEIEKLLRSSNKD; the protein is encoded by the coding sequence ATGGAATCCTTAGAAAGCTTATTTTACTCATCAATTATATCAAAAAATATTGATAAATATATTAAAATTACTAAAGAAGAAGATATTAAAAATTTACCTAATAATGTTAATGCTAAATATGAATTACTTCGAGGTAACGTTACATCAAATATAGTAGCAGATTTGTCAGAACTTAAGGGTGTAGAGGATCTAGGAGACTCAATTAAAGTTCTCGCAGGAACTAAATGGAGAGATGTAATCAGCTATTCTCCAGAGCTTTGGAGCGTAATGGACTTCTCCGTAGGTGGAACAATTAGTCTTGGAGATGAAGGCTTTGGATATAACGAATTCGGTGAGTTAGCTAATAGAGTCACTGTTGAGGCATATTTAAATGGAGAAAAATATACGGGAAAATATAGAGGAGGAATTATTTATGCTATATATATAAAAAAGGAAAATAAGCCGTTAATTTTTAAACAATATTCTGGATCGGAAGATATAGTATTATCGAAAGTTAAATCCTTACTCTCTGAAAACGTATTACCCTTTAGAGACATTTCACTCATCAAGGATAATAATGGAACTAGATTAGTAGTATCATATACACAAGTTAGAGAAATTTTAGTAAGGAGATATATTAGTGGTTTTTCTGAAGCGCCTCATCTATATCCTCAATTATCCAGTATAGGTAAGTTCATTTACATAGGTAAAACTGATCTACTAAATATTTCTTCTGACTTGCTAAAAAACACTAAATATGCATATTTTACCTTTAGAGGTAACTCGGCCTATTATGTCGTATCGTCTGATATAAAATTGGATATTACTTCTATTAGCCAAGAATATTCTATTGAGAAATTTAATGGATGCATTTTATGTGGTAAATGTGTAGATACATGCCCTCATAGCTATCAGAGGAATTCACCAGTTTTTTCGCCTTTAGGTTTCTTTGTACTGTCAACAATAGGAAAAGAGACGTATGTAAGCAATTGCCATTTATGCGGCATTTGTGAAGAAGTATGCCCAGTTGATTTAAATATTGTTGATTTAATAAAACAAAAATCTACCTTAAACAGTAAAGTACCTAATGTTCAACTTACTTTTCCATCTAAAAAGAGTATAATCCTAACTGCAATTTCTGACAATTTGCTTGAAGATGCATTAAAACTAATAAAATACTTCTCGCTAAGAGGAATAAAGCTAGGTGTAATAACGCTACCTGAGCCCTTAGAGAAGATAGTTAAAGGCCAGATTAATCTTGAAAATGCTAGAAAACTTTTGGAAAACGTTGATGAAATTATTACATTAACTCCTGAAGAAGCCAGATATCTAATTGTATTAAAGTCTGTAAAAATTCTAGACATAACTTTCGCATACTCTATATTAGAAAATATTATTAGACCGTTAATGGAAGGAAAAAGAATTCATTTTCCTTGTTTTTATTCTGAAAAGGAATTCTACGGCTGTTCATATGAAATGTTGAATTTAGCTAACAATGAAGGCTATGGAGAAAATAAGATTAATGCAGAAATTACATTATGTCCACTAGCTGCAAAAAGACTTGGAATTAAAAGTTATATTGATTTATTAAATATAAACTTGGATATATCTGACGTTTATAAGCTTCACACGGAGATTTCTGAAACGCTTTCAACTCTAGATAGAGTATTGGAGGATGCAGAATGGTATAAAGAAATAGAGCCAAAAATTTACGAAAAAATATTTCTTGATGCTATAGATAAAGTATTACTGAGCAAAAATTATTTTGAAATATTTTACTACTATTTGAATATTGATAAACTAGAGTTTAAAAATGAAAGAATAAAGAGCTCAGTTAAAAATGAAATAGAGAAACTACTTAGATCTAGCAATAAAGACTAA
- a CDS encoding CBS domain-containing protein, giving the protein MVELEELYVEPQVVANPNDRLRDILPKMKEKNQWVVPVVLHKKVIGLLTYKDLLKRRVSLDAKVITLSSPSITIDEKDDFSKVIAKFYTTKARAIPAVNKNKELIGIITRESVIKYLLDTNQIESNKKAREYMSSPALTIEAEESIARARWLMIRDNISRLPVTREKKLEGIVSSRDIVNALYSINEKKRSSILTEEERIMAMSVKEIMTSPVISVKGSDSLKSVAELLLKKNISGAPVLEGDFIEGVISTIDIIKSLESKYNLTMPIEAKLTSGLKKEEIKAEIDGVIERYLSKLEKMTDIINFKVSFKETAKSQNKTLYKTTVTVSTKEGNFIASETDWDPIVAVKKAVEKVENNLIKKLKKIDKSKKVTKEEE; this is encoded by the coding sequence GTGGTAGAGTTGGAAGAGTTATACGTCGAACCTCAAGTGGTAGCAAACCCTAACGATAGGTTAAGAGATATTTTACCAAAGATGAAGGAGAAAAACCAATGGGTTGTTCCAGTAGTTTTGCATAAGAAAGTTATTGGATTGCTTACATATAAAGATCTTTTAAAGAGAAGAGTAAGCTTAGATGCTAAGGTAATTACATTATCTTCACCATCTATAACAATCGATGAGAAGGATGACTTTTCAAAAGTCATAGCAAAGTTTTATACTACAAAAGCCAGGGCGATACCAGCAGTTAATAAAAATAAGGAACTTATAGGCATAATTACTAGAGAATCCGTTATTAAATATCTCTTAGATACCAATCAAATTGAAAGTAATAAAAAAGCTAGAGAATATATGTCTTCTCCTGCATTAACAATAGAAGCAGAAGAATCTATAGCGAGAGCAAGGTGGCTAATGATTAGAGACAATATAAGTAGATTACCAGTAACTAGAGAGAAGAAACTAGAGGGAATAGTAAGCTCTAGGGATATAGTTAATGCATTATATTCTATTAATGAAAAGAAAAGATCGTCAATATTAACAGAAGAAGAAAGGATAATGGCAATGTCGGTAAAAGAGATAATGACTTCGCCAGTAATTTCAGTTAAAGGCTCTGATTCATTAAAATCTGTTGCAGAACTACTCTTAAAGAAGAACATATCTGGAGCACCGGTACTTGAAGGAGATTTCATTGAAGGGGTAATAAGTACAATAGATATAATAAAATCATTGGAGTCAAAATACAATTTAACTATGCCAATTGAGGCGAAACTTACTTCAGGACTAAAGAAGGAAGAAATCAAAGCGGAAATTGATGGAGTTATTGAAAGATATTTAAGCAAATTGGAAAAAATGACTGACATTATAAACTTTAAGGTGTCCTTTAAGGAAACTGCAAAGAGTCAAAATAAGACTCTATATAAAACTACCGTGACAGTTAGTACTAAAGAAGGCAATTTCATAGCAAGCGAAACTGACTGGGATCCTATAGTGGCAGTAAAGAAAGCCGTAGAAAAGGTTGAAAATAACTTAATCAAAAAATTAAAAAAGATCGATAAAAGCAAAAAAGTAACTAAGGAAGAAGAATGA
- a CDS encoding carbon-nitrogen hydrolase family protein, whose translation MKIAIVQSSSVSSALVLTEKALLSGAKLVLLPEKWVKTIEELPLNEFQRLAIKYTAYIIPGAVEDGVSIISPIIDSNGNIKGLAKKLHLFNKEREKLIPGTYSTIFSISGIKVGIAICYDLDFPEVIRKMVLKGAEIILVPSKISYNGIEIWREYLRVRSLENRVAIVNANVYSPPDYPGKSVIFVPYKRSDNIVDLLTLAELGEEENFAIADINPLSYFHIRLERIKEIKDFDVMELQ comes from the coding sequence ATGAAAATTGCTATAGTTCAGTCTTCCAGCGTTAGTTCAGCCTTAGTACTTACAGAGAAGGCGTTACTATCTGGAGCAAAATTAGTACTTTTGCCCGAAAAATGGGTTAAAACTATTGAAGAATTGCCTTTAAATGAATTTCAGAGACTGGCGATAAAATACACTGCATATATTATACCAGGAGCAGTTGAGGATGGAGTATCAATTATATCGCCAATTATAGATTCTAATGGCAATATTAAAGGATTAGCTAAAAAACTTCATCTTTTTAATAAAGAGAGAGAAAAATTAATACCTGGAACTTATTCTACAATTTTTTCCATAAGTGGAATAAAGGTAGGTATAGCAATTTGTTATGATTTAGATTTTCCAGAAGTAATAAGAAAGATGGTACTAAAAGGTGCAGAGATTATTCTAGTACCTTCTAAGATAAGTTATAATGGAATAGAAATTTGGAGAGAATACTTAAGAGTAAGAAGTCTAGAGAATAGAGTTGCGATAGTTAATGCGAATGTTTATAGCCCCCCAGATTATCCAGGCAAAAGCGTAATTTTTGTTCCATATAAGAGGAGTGATAACATAGTTGACTTGCTTACATTAGCGGAATTGGGAGAAGAAGAAAATTTTGCAATAGCTGATATTAATCCATTATCATATTTTCATATAAGATTGGAGAGAATAAAGGAAATTAAAGATTTTGATGTAATGGAACTCCAGTAA
- a CDS encoding FAD-dependent oxidoreductase encodes MKVTIIGSGIAGSSLYYMFKKAGHNVKVIDPRIRRIFPSLIHSLLLVGKDVYLSKLALDFYKEFNVETKEFPSFTIGKIDEKLIKLWEEYGVKIEEKNIFNSKGIYAVGGDRLVYIKRMIDEVPIIKEKASIVKKGNNAIVKVNDRYIESDIIILAAGPWNSQIFSVPSKSYYCWASLTLTQDSKLDKMFIYDYELNFYSRPFLGLGIRTAIIGDGEAIEAKPCQRIKVDPEEVMSRARKRVGKLRVIYTSGEFCEGTPDMRPAYGRLLDNLYFIGGFDGYGAEVGPGVARLLFNFITKGEEDKDYIVDRFNGIKDFKIGKEPHEL; translated from the coding sequence TTGAAAGTAACAATAATAGGTTCTGGAATAGCTGGAAGTTCACTTTATTATATGTTCAAAAAAGCAGGTCATAACGTAAAAGTTATAGATCCACGAATTAGAAGAATCTTTCCTAGCTTAATTCACTCTTTACTTCTAGTAGGCAAAGACGTTTATCTCTCAAAGTTAGCTTTAGACTTTTACAAAGAGTTTAATGTTGAGACTAAGGAATTTCCCTCTTTTACTATAGGAAAAATTGATGAAAAATTAATTAAGCTATGGGAAGAGTACGGAGTGAAGATTGAAGAGAAAAATATCTTTAACTCAAAAGGAATTTATGCTGTAGGAGGAGATAGACTAGTTTATATTAAGAGAATGATAGACGAGGTGCCAATAATTAAAGAGAAAGCATCGATCGTTAAAAAAGGAAATAACGCAATAGTGAAAGTTAATGACAGATACATTGAATCGGATATTATAATCCTTGCAGCTGGCCCTTGGAATAGTCAAATTTTTAGTGTTCCTTCCAAGAGTTATTATTGCTGGGCATCCCTCACTTTAACTCAAGATAGTAAATTAGACAAGATGTTTATTTATGATTACGAATTAAATTTTTATTCAAGACCTTTCTTAGGCTTAGGAATTAGAACTGCAATCATAGGTGACGGAGAGGCTATAGAGGCTAAACCTTGCCAAAGGATAAAAGTTGACCCAGAAGAGGTTATGAGTAGGGCTAGAAAAAGAGTAGGAAAATTAAGGGTTATCTATACTTCTGGAGAATTCTGTGAAGGAACTCCTGACATGAGACCTGCTTATGGAAGATTATTAGACAATCTATATTTTATAGGAGGATTCGACGGTTATGGTGCAGAAGTTGGTCCAGGAGTTGCAAGATTACTTTTTAATTTTATAACTAAAGGAGAGGAAGACAAGGATTACATTGTAGATAGGTTCAATGGAATAAAGGACTTTAAGATAGGAAAAGAACCTCATGAATTGTAA
- a CDS encoding MogA/MoaB family molybdenum cofactor biosynthesis protein: MSSHKQHRELAPKVLNFFVITISTSRYEKMQKKEPIVDESGDIIKQEIITSGHKLVGYSLVPDDKVKILKAFTEALDNPEVDVIVSTGGTGYSKTDVTVETLRGIFDREVEGFGEVFRFLSYEDPQVRSAAYLSKATAGIIKDKVIYALPGSPDAVKLAMEKLILPEAPHLVFIARSK; this comes from the coding sequence ATGTCCTCACATAAACAACATAGAGAGTTAGCTCCAAAAGTTCTAAACTTTTTTGTAATAACCATAAGTACTTCAAGATATGAAAAAATGCAGAAAAAAGAGCCAATAGTTGATGAATCCGGAGATATAATTAAACAAGAAATAATCACATCTGGCCACAAGCTTGTTGGATATTCATTAGTACCTGACGATAAGGTAAAAATTTTAAAGGCATTTACTGAAGCGTTAGACAATCCTGAGGTTGATGTTATAGTATCTACTGGTGGCACAGGATACTCTAAAACTGACGTCACTGTAGAAACTTTAAGAGGGATATTTGATAGAGAAGTTGAAGGTTTTGGCGAAGTGTTTAGATTTTTAAGCTATGAAGACCCGCAAGTTAGATCTGCAGCCTATCTAAGTAAAGCTACTGCAGGAATAATAAAAGATAAGGTTATTTACGCGCTACCTGGTTCCCCAGATGCTGTAAAATTAGCTATGGAGAAATTAATCTTGCCAGAGGCTCCACATTTAGTCTTTATTGCTAGATCTAAGTAG